Proteins from a genomic interval of Medicago truncatula cultivar Jemalong A17 chromosome 3, MtrunA17r5.0-ANR, whole genome shotgun sequence:
- the LOC112420251 gene encoding protein FAR1-RELATED SEQUENCE 5-like has product MDIHEIFEIPNVSDITGGCNLTGQGHGYADDAIDFLKELCSTDDMMFWRHTIKEDGTLQHLFWCDGVSRMDYLVFGDVLAFDATYRKIKYNTPLVIFSDVNHHNQSVIFGSVIVGDETEETYVWLLRQFLEAMDGKAPVSVITDGDLSMRNAIRRVFPNAHHRLCVWHLARNATSNIKNPKFVPKFKRCMFGDFDIEEFESMWVELIAKFGLENNKWIHDLYKKQEQWSTAHIRGRFYAGFRTTSRCEDLHSEFGKYVTVLSNLVDFLQHFMRWLNYVRYREIEADYASSFGETVLQTQHKSLEKSASKIYTRSVFKQFRPVLERSSRCKVEVDGRNGSIFTYNVFKYPRNDIHWIVTFCEQWLKFKCCCKRLDTFGIPCEHILRVLVYLNIVEMPKGLVMERWVKRAKD; this is encoded by the exons ATGGATATTcatgaaatttttgaaattccTAATGTAAGCGACATAACTGGGGGATGCAACCTTACTGGACAAG GACATGGATATGCAGATGATGCAATTGATTTCCTTAAGGAGTTGTGTAGTACGGATGATATGATGTTTTGGAGGCACACAATTAAAGAGGATGGGACACTTCAACATTTATTTTGGTGCGATGGGGTTAGCCGTATGGACTACTTGGTGTTTGGAGATGTTTTGGCATTTGATGCTACCTATCGGAAAATTAAGTACAACACACCGTTAGTTATTTTTTCCGATGTGAACCATCATAATCAAAGTGTCATATTTGGTAGTGTGATTGTTGGTGATGAAACTGAGGAGACTTACGTGTGGCTGCTGCGACAATTTCTCGAGGCAATGGACGGGAAGGCACCTGTGTCAGTTATAACTGACGGAGATCTGTCAATGAGAAATGCAATTAGAAGAGTATTTCCAAATGCTCATCACCGTTTGTGCGTCTGGCACTTGGCAAGAAATGCAACGAGCAATATCAAAAATCCTAAATTTGTCCCAAAGTTCAAACGGTGTATGTTTGGTGATTTTGATATCGAAGAGTTTGAAAGTATGTGGGTGGAGTTGATTGCAAAGTTTGGGTTGGAAAATAATAAGTGGATTCATGACCTGTATAAGAAGCAGGAGCAATGGTCAACTGCCCATATCCGTGGTAGATTTTATGCTGGTTTCAGAACAACCTCAAGGTGTGAAGATCTACATTCTGAATTTGGAAAATATGTTACTGTCTTGTCAAATTTGGTGGATTTTTTACAACATTTTATGCGGTGGCTGAATTATGTTAGATACAGAGAAATTGAGGCAGACTATGCATCTTCTTTTGGTGAAACAGTTTTGCAAACTCAACACAAAAGTTTAGAGAAGTCAGCTTCAAAAATTTATACAAGGTCAGTGTTTAAGCAGTTTAGGCCTGTATTGGAGAGATCTAGTCGGTGCAAAGTCGAAGTTGATGGGCGCAATGGTTCCATTTTTACCTATAATGTTTTCAAATACCCTAGAAATGATATTCATTGGATCGTGACATTTTGCGAACAATGGTTGAAATTTAAATGTTGTTGCAAAAGATTGGATACATTTGGTATTCCTTGTGAACATATCTTACGTGTTCTAGTGTATTTGAACATTGTTGAAATGCCAAAAGGTCTTGTGATGGAACGATGGGTCAAACGTGCTAAAGATTGA